Proteins encoded within one genomic window of Haloferax volcanii DS2:
- a CDS encoding type II toxin-antitoxin system death-on-curing family toxin, translating into MTDDVAYPSVELILDLHEQIVDEGDATEPGIRSEDAIESAVQYVSEGYFGEVPQTLHEKAVHLMRLLVADHPFVDGNKRTALRTVVVFYMLNGYTFDYGDEIRALLHRFATDESAVDTETAVIYFRACARRN; encoded by the coding sequence GTGACTGACGACGTCGCGTATCCTTCGGTCGAGCTCATTCTCGATCTCCACGAGCAGATCGTTGACGAGGGCGACGCCACAGAACCCGGAATTCGATCGGAGGATGCAATCGAATCTGCAGTGCAGTACGTCTCTGAAGGATACTTTGGGGAGGTTCCACAGACACTGCATGAAAAAGCGGTACATCTGATGCGGCTTCTTGTTGCGGATCATCCGTTCGTCGACGGGAACAAGCGAACGGCGCTCCGAACGGTAGTCGTCTTCTACATGCTGAACGGGTACACGTTCGACTACGGTGACGAAATTCGCGCCTTACTGCACCGCTTTGCGACCGATGAATCCGCCGTCGACACTGAGACCGCAGTGATCTACTTCCGAGCGTGCGCTCGTCGCAACTGA
- a CDS encoding DUF7342 family protein: MSNSESPDGPPSFEDAFRGDDVEQRIYGTVLQTREPTTASAIANAADCDPKTARKYLGWFSELGIVTRHNSHPATYERNDAYFEWRRINQLAADHSVEDLQQRVRELSSRIEGYEDTYGAPTPAAVDAVAAAQSSDDRTIDDVYGDLGDWATARNERTRYERARQQRARSDCQEK; this comes from the coding sequence ATGTCCAACAGCGAGTCTCCAGATGGCCCGCCCTCTTTCGAGGATGCGTTTCGTGGCGACGACGTTGAGCAACGCATCTACGGGACGGTTCTCCAGACTCGCGAGCCGACGACAGCAAGCGCTATCGCCAACGCCGCCGACTGTGACCCGAAAACGGCTCGGAAATATCTGGGCTGGTTCAGTGAACTCGGTATCGTCACGCGCCACAATAGCCATCCGGCCACGTACGAGCGCAACGACGCCTACTTCGAGTGGCGGCGAATCAACCAACTCGCGGCCGACCACTCCGTCGAAGACCTCCAGCAGCGCGTTCGGGAACTGAGCTCGCGGATCGAGGGGTACGAGGACACGTATGGTGCTCCGACGCCAGCGGCCGTCGACGCCGTCGCCGCTGCCCAATCGAGCGACGACCGGACGATCGATGACGTGTACGGTGACCTCGGCGACTGGGCGACCGCTCGGAACGAGCGAACACGCTACGAACGTGCCCGTCAGCAACGCGCCCGTAGCGACTGCCAAGAGAAATGA
- a CDS encoding winged helix-turn-helix domain-containing protein, which yields MAQSPPRSGRPPIQQLQTVANLLDTPTLARLYAHTLQHGPVTVSELVDELDIPQGTAYDYMQNLETAGLVEKVREQRPYEYDAESIALTLSTDGETQTITPALIAAVARRDQDEDIDIYIERHGLDGLAVALEYASEYVDGTVNHRIASRELDLSPLEAEIILQALEPVATEYADSGA from the coding sequence ATGGCGCAGTCACCTCCACGGTCAGGCCGCCCACCGATTCAGCAGCTTCAGACGGTGGCCAACCTCCTCGACACACCCACACTTGCTCGGCTGTATGCCCATACCTTACAACACGGACCGGTCACCGTGTCCGAGTTGGTCGACGAACTCGATATCCCACAGGGAACTGCTTACGACTATATGCAGAACCTCGAAACAGCTGGGTTAGTAGAGAAAGTCCGTGAGCAGCGCCCGTACGAATACGATGCCGAGTCCATCGCACTTACGCTCTCGACAGACGGTGAAACCCAAACAATCACACCAGCACTTATCGCCGCTGTTGCCCGCCGCGACCAGGACGAAGATATCGACATCTACATCGAGCGACATGGTCTCGACGGGCTTGCTGTCGCCCTCGAGTACGCTTCCGAGTACGTCGACGGTACGGTCAATCATCGGATTGCGTCCCGGGAACTTGACCTTTCACCGCTTGAAGCCGAGATCATTCTCCAGGCGCTGGAACCAGTTGCCACTGAGTACGCCGATTCCGGTGCATGA
- a CDS encoding ISH3-like element ISH51 family transposase: MSNNQQTDDEIHEDQLLNFLVNSLDEEVALSLAENAELDAEDIYEVLVGACADGTSVSTLCKRSEDAPHENSVLYHLRTKFDLETLEQIGNTLLQKDVLDVLPQQVEVCADLHLRPYYGDEDDTDGLYHSQAKRGTTAFHAYATLYARVKNKRYTLAVRRLEDGDTASSVLAEFLGILDGLDLGVKAVYLDREFYDSKCLTLLQAHNHAYVMPIVRWGRTIKRELSEGWSRVIQHSLTAKLDGHSWTVEFPVYIDCTYQNGRYDEHGVARHGYAADAPFIDSPRDARYHYAKRFGIEASYRLSEQSIATTSTQNPVVRLLYVVVSLLLQNVWRYLHWEYVATPRRGGRRLWEWSFKEFINMVRRAAWTALAVRRAVPANRPPDDRFHR; encoded by the coding sequence GTGTCCAACAACCAGCAAACAGACGATGAAATCCACGAGGACCAGCTCCTTAACTTCCTCGTCAACTCTCTTGACGAGGAAGTTGCTCTCTCACTCGCTGAAAACGCTGAACTCGATGCTGAAGACATCTACGAGGTCCTCGTCGGCGCCTGCGCCGACGGGACCTCGGTCTCTACACTCTGCAAGAGAAGCGAAGATGCACCTCACGAAAACTCGGTTCTCTACCATCTCCGCACCAAGTTCGACCTCGAGACGCTCGAACAAATCGGGAACACGCTCCTCCAGAAAGACGTTCTCGACGTCCTTCCCCAGCAGGTGGAGGTCTGCGCAGACCTCCACCTGCGGCCCTACTACGGCGACGAAGACGATACAGACGGCCTGTATCACTCACAAGCGAAGCGTGGAACCACCGCGTTTCACGCGTACGCGACACTGTACGCACGCGTGAAGAACAAACGCTACACGCTGGCGGTGCGCCGTCTCGAAGACGGCGACACCGCCAGCAGTGTCCTCGCAGAGTTCCTCGGTATTCTCGACGGCCTTGACCTCGGTGTCAAGGCCGTCTATCTTGACCGCGAATTCTACGACAGCAAGTGTTTGACGCTGCTTCAGGCGCACAACCACGCCTACGTCATGCCGATCGTCCGCTGGGGACGGACGATCAAGCGAGAACTCTCAGAAGGGTGGAGTCGCGTGATTCAGCACAGTCTGACAGCGAAACTCGACGGTCACAGCTGGACCGTCGAGTTTCCCGTCTACATCGACTGTACCTACCAGAACGGACGGTACGACGAACATGGCGTGGCGCGTCACGGCTACGCCGCTGACGCGCCGTTCATCGACTCACCACGGGACGCTCGATACCACTACGCGAAACGCTTCGGTATCGAGGCAAGCTATCGACTCTCCGAGCAAAGTATCGCGACGACCTCGACACAAAATCCGGTCGTACGGCTGTTGTACGTCGTGGTGAGCCTGCTGTTACAGAACGTCTGGCGGTATTTGCACTGGGAGTACGTGGCGACGCCCCGCCGTGGGGGGCGTCGCCTCTGGGAGTGGTCGTTCAAGGAGTTCATCAATATGGTCCGTCGAGCAGCGTGGACGGCCCTCGCGGTGCGTCGGGCCGTCCCCGCGAACCGACCACCAGACGACCGGTTCCACCGGTAA
- a CDS encoding MarR family transcriptional regulator, with product MPVDFENYQPSDLPGPNTNGRTILRFLAATPETGYRAGEIVEALDIPRGSVGTTLSRLHNQGFVRHKGEYWAINPDAYDAHTASLIGLAAVSEQFEGDYYDENPDWDANLPDLDESEDADSGTE from the coding sequence ATGCCCGTTGATTTCGAAAACTACCAGCCATCGGATCTTCCAGGACCGAATACGAATGGACGGACCATTCTTCGCTTCCTCGCAGCGACTCCAGAAACAGGCTATCGAGCGGGTGAGATTGTTGAGGCGCTCGACATCCCACGAGGAAGTGTTGGAACGACGCTCAGCAGACTCCATAACCAGGGGTTTGTGCGTCACAAGGGCGAGTATTGGGCGATCAATCCCGACGCCTACGATGCACATACTGCGAGCTTGATTGGCTTGGCTGCCGTGAGCGAGCAGTTTGAGGGCGACTACTACGACGAGAATCCGGACTGGGATGCAAATCTCCCTGATCTCGATGAGTCTGAAGATGCAGACTCTGGTACAGAGTGA
- a CDS encoding MarR family transcriptional regulator → MSTDLGTAGGERSRELIHFVTQQTRFALVNNILQHPKQLPSMYELEEFNPSVSDATVYKHIQKLIDAGIVKEVALDDDQRRQGYPWKFYGLTEDGRTFLEEHNLLAAEETLQQIYETISDKPEKMVKYENAPRPEQQ, encoded by the coding sequence ATGAGTACCGATCTGGGAACCGCTGGTGGAGAGAGGTCCCGTGAACTCATCCATTTCGTCACCCAGCAGACGCGGTTCGCGCTCGTCAATAACATCCTCCAGCACCCCAAGCAGCTGCCTTCAATGTACGAACTTGAGGAGTTCAACCCCAGCGTCAGCGATGCCACCGTCTACAAGCACATCCAGAAGTTGATCGACGCCGGCATCGTCAAAGAAGTCGCACTTGACGACGACCAGCGCCGACAAGGCTATCCTTGGAAGTTCTACGGCCTGACTGAGGACGGTCGAACATTCCTTGAGGAACACAATCTGCTCGCCGCTGAGGAGACGCTCCAGCAAATCTACGAGACTATCTCCGACAAGCCCGAGAAGATGGTCAAGTACGAGAACGCACCCCGTCCAGAACAGCAGTAG
- a CDS encoding ATP-binding protein has product MERFVDREIELSRLRESYASDSPEMIVIFGRRRLGKTQLVQHSLTQRDDAVVYQATQTTPQVQLDEFVDVASGSFPGIEHIKQNWESLLGYLVEQGGIVVLDEFPYLIDADKSIPSVIQRLWDQRLQNTSGTLILVGSSISMMEEATLLGNSPLYGRFTEKIDLRQLGFAAAQEFFPDSYKPEDRIFAWGIFGGVPYYLDGIDLEHDLGTVISDSLLSQRGYLHNEPEYVLRTELTEPNRYFAILKAIAAGNTTSNEIAQMVGIDGKQISTYTQKLERLRLIEREVPLTEEKARSRRGRYRILDPLFRFWFRFVYGNEDRYERLGDEAYEAVIEPELPDFVSSQFEVLCQDALPGLYPDKTFLDIGRWWYKEHEVDVVGFTTEGTMVVGECKFTNAPLDYSALASLEEHTEEIRWTPDSGGDIDKEYALFTRSGATQTVREAVAKRDNLQLFGLNDITNNV; this is encoded by the coding sequence ATGGAACGCTTTGTGGATCGGGAAATCGAATTATCTCGGCTGCGAGAGTCCTACGCGTCCGACAGCCCAGAGATGATTGTTATCTTTGGACGGCGTCGCCTCGGAAAGACACAACTCGTTCAACACTCACTCACGCAGCGAGATGATGCCGTCGTATACCAAGCGACGCAGACGACACCACAGGTGCAACTCGACGAATTCGTTGACGTCGCTTCAGGTTCCTTCCCTGGAATCGAACACATCAAACAGAATTGGGAGTCACTACTCGGATATCTTGTCGAACAAGGCGGAATTGTCGTACTCGACGAATTTCCATATCTCATCGACGCCGACAAGAGCATCCCTTCGGTGATTCAGCGATTGTGGGACCAACGCCTCCAGAACACGAGTGGAACACTCATCCTCGTTGGATCATCGATTAGCATGATGGAGGAAGCAACCCTGTTAGGAAACAGCCCACTTTACGGGCGATTCACCGAGAAAATCGATCTCCGACAACTCGGATTTGCTGCTGCCCAGGAGTTCTTCCCGGACAGCTACAAGCCTGAAGACCGAATTTTTGCATGGGGCATCTTCGGTGGTGTTCCATACTATCTCGATGGCATTGACCTTGAGCACGACCTTGGAACCGTGATTTCTGACTCCCTCCTCTCACAGCGGGGATATCTCCATAACGAACCGGAGTACGTCCTCCGAACTGAGTTAACTGAGCCGAATCGATACTTTGCGATTCTCAAGGCCATCGCTGCAGGGAATACCACGTCAAACGAGATTGCACAGATGGTTGGGATCGACGGAAAACAGATTTCGACCTACACCCAGAAGCTAGAGCGCCTTCGGCTCATCGAACGTGAAGTCCCACTCACAGAAGAGAAAGCTCGCTCTCGCCGTGGCCGGTACCGTATTCTCGACCCGCTATTTCGGTTTTGGTTCCGATTTGTCTACGGGAACGAAGATCGATACGAGCGATTGGGCGACGAAGCGTATGAGGCAGTCATCGAGCCTGAGCTCCCTGACTTCGTGAGTTCACAGTTTGAAGTCCTCTGCCAGGATGCGCTTCCTGGATTGTACCCGGATAAAACGTTCTTAGATATCGGCCGGTGGTGGTACAAAGAACACGAAGTCGACGTCGTCGGTTTCACTACGGAGGGAACGATGGTCGTCGGCGAGTGTAAATTCACGAACGCCCCGCTCGACTATAGTGCGCTTGCGTCACTCGAAGAACACACAGAAGAGATCAGATGGACCCCTGACAGTGGCGGAGATATCGACAAAGAGTATGCACTGTTTACTCGGAGCGGGGCGACCCAAACTGTCCGAGAAGCAGTTGCAAAGCGGGATAACTTGCAGTTGTTTGGGTTAAATGATATAACCAACAACGTGTGA
- a CDS encoding DUF7837 family putative zinc-binding protein, giving the protein MTSDSTALGRCPDCSEVIEAYQSLIEFEDGDGSTGVFAECYSCDEVVRPE; this is encoded by the coding sequence ATGACGAGTGATTCGACGGCGCTTGGTCGATGTCCTGATTGCAGCGAAGTGATTGAAGCATACCAGTCACTCATTGAGTTCGAAGATGGCGATGGGTCAACTGGCGTGTTCGCTGAGTGCTATTCCTGCGACGAAGTTGTTCGTCCAGAGTGA
- a CDS encoding Cdc6/Cdc18 family protein — MADDPSQLSDFNDRYEDPAEDPLFNIDGDDPDRVDIFTRKELLKVGHVPESARIVGRDEEIKDIAAELRPIVQNDPPNNVMIYGKTGTGKSLVARHVTERARRAAESNGVSVGTVYVDCAQHNTQTRVARTVTRELNKTEKTDFDVPRAGIGSGEYYDYLWEILNLAYDAVVIILDEVDRLNDDDILMQLSRARESGKADCHLGVIAVSNKIEYRDQLNERVKSSLREEEFVFQPYDANQLRGIMKHRRDAFHDDVLSDDVIPLTAALAAQEHGDARKAIEILRHAGELAERENADQVVAEHVRDAQEWAEVDRFEELLRGSTTQVKFILYSLALLTEESSNEDEFSTSRIYKRYQNTAETVDAKVLSEHRVYELLKEQAFLGVVESTRTGGGRGEGSYLEHRLVQDTGIVLKSVLRDSRLEDLA; from the coding sequence ATGGCTGATGACCCGTCGCAACTCTCTGACTTCAACGACCGGTACGAAGACCCGGCTGAGGATCCGCTGTTCAATATTGATGGAGACGACCCTGACCGGGTCGACATTTTTACTCGCAAGGAACTCCTGAAGGTTGGTCACGTCCCGGAAAGTGCCCGAATCGTCGGCCGTGACGAAGAAATCAAAGACATCGCTGCTGAACTCAGGCCGATCGTTCAAAATGACCCGCCTAACAACGTCATGATCTACGGCAAGACAGGGACGGGCAAGTCGCTGGTTGCTCGCCATGTCACAGAACGTGCCCGTCGAGCCGCAGAGTCAAATGGGGTTTCGGTCGGGACTGTCTACGTCGACTGTGCACAGCACAATACACAGACCCGTGTTGCCCGAACAGTGACACGGGAGCTCAACAAGACCGAAAAAACTGACTTCGACGTCCCACGAGCAGGGATTGGCAGTGGGGAATATTACGACTACCTCTGGGAGATTCTGAATCTCGCCTACGATGCTGTTGTCATCATTCTCGATGAGGTTGACCGCCTGAACGACGATGATATTCTGATGCAGCTCTCACGAGCCCGTGAATCTGGGAAAGCCGATTGTCACCTGGGCGTTATCGCGGTGAGTAACAAAATCGAGTATCGGGACCAGTTGAACGAGCGCGTCAAGTCAAGCCTTCGTGAAGAAGAGTTCGTCTTCCAGCCCTACGACGCGAATCAACTCCGTGGGATAATGAAGCACCGCCGTGACGCGTTCCACGACGACGTTCTCTCTGACGACGTCATCCCGCTAACTGCGGCACTCGCCGCACAGGAACATGGCGACGCCAGGAAGGCGATCGAGATTCTCCGACACGCGGGCGAACTCGCTGAGCGAGAAAACGCTGACCAGGTCGTCGCAGAGCACGTTCGCGATGCTCAAGAATGGGCAGAGGTTGACCGATTCGAGGAGTTACTTCGTGGATCGACGACTCAGGTCAAGTTCATTCTCTACTCACTTGCATTGTTGACCGAGGAGAGCTCGAACGAAGACGAATTCTCGACAAGCCGTATTTACAAGCGCTACCAGAACACTGCTGAGACGGTCGATGCGAAGGTTCTGAGCGAACACCGCGTCTATGAACTGCTGAAGGAGCAGGCGTTCCTCGGCGTGGTGGAATCGACCCGAACTGGCGGTGGACGGGGAGAAGGGAGCTACCTTGAGCATCGACTGGTTCAGGATACTGGTATTGTGCTGAAATCTGTGCTCCGTGATAGCCGACTGGAAGATCTCGCGTAA
- a CDS encoding IS1595-like element ISHvo6 family transposase has product MSQTQPAFGGMLRQLVDLGLFELDTEPLDALIERRLKQFWEYTTCPRCGHPSIHTWDSSDRVICRDCNFKPVYTYGTPFHEKHLTTGEVLLAYLLYADTLLSISQIAVVLDRAYKTVYYAIREVEAAVTRGFPLVWEQFQHSISGPTQIDESSTVCSGYKGQDPPRTSRYRGGSSRSGRSRWKGRHGDQITLVAACRDVLRVIRGHLGISYQGDLEPVLQEAEDLSQRLGEVWTDGLQAYREMEYDHRTVIHDERYVSADGVHINQVECLFSLVKPWLRKFRGLSKQGLEQAAHTFGIVRSLNLVGASLEIVVDCLATGSLHSST; this is encoded by the coding sequence ATGTCTCAGACTCAGCCAGCGTTCGGTGGAATGCTTCGCCAGCTCGTTGATCTTGGATTGTTCGAGTTGGACACCGAGCCGCTCGATGCCCTCATCGAGCGGCGACTCAAGCAGTTCTGGGAGTATACCACGTGTCCTCGCTGCGGCCACCCCAGCATTCACACGTGGGACTCGTCCGACCGCGTTATCTGCCGAGATTGCAATTTTAAACCGGTCTACACCTATGGCACGCCCTTCCACGAGAAGCACCTCACCACCGGAGAGGTGCTTCTCGCGTACCTCCTCTATGCAGACACGTTGCTCAGTATCTCACAAATCGCGGTTGTGCTCGACAGGGCGTACAAGACCGTCTATTACGCCATTCGAGAGGTGGAAGCCGCGGTCACGCGCGGCTTCCCCCTCGTCTGGGAGCAATTCCAACACTCCATCTCGGGCCCAACACAAATCGACGAATCAAGCACGGTCTGTTCAGGCTACAAAGGCCAAGACCCGCCGCGGACCAGTCGGTACCGCGGCGGGTCGTCCCGATCGGGGCGCTCACGATGGAAGGGCCGTCACGGAGACCAGATAACGCTCGTCGCGGCGTGCCGCGACGTGCTTCGGGTGATTCGCGGTCACCTTGGAATCAGCTACCAGGGAGACCTCGAACCGGTACTGCAAGAGGCTGAAGACCTCTCCCAGCGGCTGGGAGAGGTCTGGACTGATGGACTCCAAGCGTATCGAGAGATGGAGTACGATCACCGAACCGTTATCCACGACGAACGGTACGTTTCGGCCGACGGCGTCCACATCAACCAGGTCGAGTGCCTCTTCTCACTAGTCAAACCGTGGCTGCGGAAGTTTCGCGGCCTGTCCAAGCAGGGCTTGGAACAGGCCGCTCACACCTTCGGTATCGTTCGCTCATTGAACTTGGTCGGCGCATCCCTCGAAATCGTCGTCGATTGCCTTGCTACGGGGTCACTCCACAGTTCTACATAA
- a CDS encoding IS4 family transposase, whose product MGSMTYSPPDSVIVDRIQRAFPSDELRERARATNLVQRERKFDIVALFYTLSFGFAAGSDRSLQAFLERYVEMADCDELSYASFHDWFEPGFVALLREILDDAIENLDTGREDLNGRLERFRDVLIADATIVSLYQDAADIYTATGDHQAELKLHLTESLSTGLPTRFRTTDGTTHERSQLPTGEWVADALILLDLGFYDFWLFDRIDKNDGWFVSRVKDDANFEIVEELRTWRGNSIPLEGESLQAVLDDLQRQEIDVRITLSFERKRGSGASATRTFRLVGLRNEKTDEYHLYLTNLARESYSAPDIAQLYRARWEVELLFKELKSRFGLDEIKTTDGYIIEALIIMAAISLMMSRVIVDELRSLEARQREGEAAADADSSASRLPRRRCSLAVERHGHLIQLYLMVELGYELPDLDELLLWASRNPNPHRDRLREQVERGEFGFDRY is encoded by the coding sequence GTGGGAAGTATGACCTACAGCCCACCGGATTCGGTCATAGTTGACCGGATTCAAAGAGCGTTTCCCTCTGATGAGTTGCGCGAGCGCGCTCGCGCAACGAATCTCGTCCAACGAGAGCGGAAATTCGACATCGTTGCGCTGTTCTACACACTCTCGTTTGGCTTCGCTGCTGGCTCAGACCGCTCTCTCCAAGCATTTCTCGAACGCTACGTCGAGATGGCTGACTGTGACGAACTCTCCTACGCATCGTTCCACGACTGGTTCGAACCAGGATTCGTTGCACTCCTTCGAGAGATTCTCGATGACGCAATCGAGAATCTCGATACCGGACGAGAAGATTTGAACGGCCGTCTCGAACGCTTTCGAGACGTCCTCATTGCTGACGCAACCATCGTTTCGCTGTACCAGGACGCCGCTGATATCTACACAGCAACCGGCGACCATCAAGCCGAACTGAAACTTCACCTCACCGAATCTCTCTCGACTGGGCTCCCGACACGATTCCGGACAACCGATGGGACGACTCATGAACGGAGTCAGCTACCCACCGGCGAGTGGGTAGCTGACGCCCTCATTCTCCTTGATTTGGGCTTTTACGACTTCTGGCTGTTCGACCGCATCGACAAGAACGACGGTTGGTTCGTCTCTCGTGTCAAAGACGACGCGAACTTCGAGATTGTCGAAGAACTGCGAACGTGGCGAGGCAACAGCATTCCGCTGGAAGGAGAGTCGCTGCAGGCCGTCCTCGACGACCTGCAGCGACAGGAGATCGACGTCCGCATCACGCTCTCGTTCGAGCGCAAACGAGGGTCGGGCGCCAGCGCGACCCGGACGTTTCGACTGGTCGGACTACGTAACGAGAAGACCGACGAGTATCATCTGTATCTGACGAATCTGGCGAGAGAAAGCTACAGCGCGCCCGATATCGCGCAGCTCTATCGGGCGCGCTGGGAGGTCGAACTGCTGTTCAAGGAGTTGAAGTCGCGGTTCGGCTTGGACGAGATCAAGACGACCGACGGCTACATCATCGAGGCGCTGATCATCATGGCCGCAATTTCGTTGATGATGAGTCGTGTAATCGTGGATGAGTTGCGGTCACTTGAGGCAAGACAGCGAGAGGGCGAAGCCGCCGCAGACGCCGACTCGTCGGCGTCGCGGCTCCCTCGGCGTCGCTGTTCGCTCGCCGTGGAACGCCACGGTCATCTGATCCAACTGTATCTCATGGTTGAGCTGGGCTACGAACTGCCGGATTTGGACGAGCTGTTGCTGTGGGCGTCACGAAATCCAAATCCACACAGAGATCGGTTACGTGAGCAGGTTGAACGAGGTGAGTTCGGCTTTGATCGCTACTAA
- a CDS encoding helix-turn-helix transcriptional regulator, translated as MNRYSRDPTRLLNHQPLLAVARARSVDRSTLETELDVSRATVYRQTSALVDEGLLKRTNRGYRTTGAGTAVLDAAERFERSLAAADRLKPLLEHLSPSVLTENLHLFADATVMAVDSESPYAIEQRLESVISDVDERIYGAATSFGSPVTLARTVDCVEGGVDFEWALPQAVLERLECQHGELHETVRAHDNASVYVTEDVVDLSLYDDTLVLTGFDTDRGTLAAVAMTDSSAAVDWACDVFETHRERGERLS; from the coding sequence ATGAATCGCTACAGTCGTGATCCCACCCGACTGTTGAACCACCAGCCACTATTGGCTGTGGCCCGTGCTCGGTCGGTCGACCGGTCGACATTAGAGACTGAACTTGACGTGTCAAGAGCGACCGTCTACCGCCAGACCTCCGCGCTGGTCGACGAGGGACTGCTCAAACGGACCAACCGAGGGTACCGGACGACTGGCGCGGGAACGGCTGTTCTCGACGCTGCCGAACGTTTCGAGCGCTCGCTGGCGGCGGCAGACCGACTGAAGCCGCTGCTCGAACACCTCTCGCCGTCCGTCCTCACCGAAAACCTCCATCTTTTCGCCGACGCGACGGTGATGGCAGTCGACTCTGAGTCACCCTATGCCATTGAGCAACGCCTCGAATCCGTCATCAGCGATGTCGACGAGCGAATCTACGGGGCTGCAACGAGTTTCGGCTCACCGGTGACGCTCGCTCGGACCGTTGACTGCGTTGAGGGAGGCGTTGACTTCGAGTGGGCTCTCCCGCAGGCGGTCCTAGAACGCCTCGAATGCCAACACGGCGAGCTGCATGAAACAGTACGAGCCCACGACAACGCTTCCGTCTACGTCACCGAGGACGTGGTTGACCTCTCGTTGTACGACGACACGCTCGTGCTCACAGGGTTCGACACCGACCGGGGGACGCTGGCGGCCGTCGCCATGACCGACAGCTCTGCAGCCGTCGACTGGGCTTGCGACGTCTTCGAAACCCACCGTGAGCGCGGCGAGCGACTAAGCTAA
- a CDS encoding ISH3 family transposase gives MSNNQQTDDEIHEDQLLNFLVNSLDEEVALSLAENAELDAEDIYEVLVGACADGTSVSTLCERSEDAPHENSVLYHLRTKFDLETLEQVGNMLLQKDVLDVLPQQVEVCADLHLRPYYGDEDDTDGLYHSQAKRGTTAFHAYATLYARVKNKRYTLAVRRLEDGDTASSVLAEFLGILDGLDLGVKAVYLDREFYDSKCLTLLQAHNHAYVMPIVRWGRTIKRELSEGWSRVIQHSLTARLDGHSWTVEFPVYIDCTYQNGRYDEHGVARHGYAADAPFINSPRDARYHYAKRFGIEASYRLSEQSIATTSTQNPVVRLLYVVVSLLLQNVWRYLHWEYVATPRRGGRRLWQWPFKEFINMIRRAAWTALATRRAVPANRPPDDRFHR, from the coding sequence GTGTCCAACAACCAGCAAACAGACGATGAAATCCACGAGGACCAGCTCCTTAACTTCCTCGTCAACTCTCTTGACGAGGAAGTTGCTCTCTCACTCGCTGAAAACGCTGAACTCGATGCTGAAGACATCTACGAGGTCCTCGTCGGCGCCTGCGCCGACGGGACCTCAGTCTCAACGCTCTGTGAGAGAAGCGAAGATGCACCCCACGAAAACTCCGTTCTCTACCATCTCCGCACTAAATTCGATCTAGAAACGCTCGAACAGGTTGGCAACATGCTCCTCCAGAAAGACGTTCTCGACGTCCTTCCCCAGCAGGTGGAGGTCTGCGCAGACCTCCACCTGCGGCCCTACTATGGTGACGAAGACGACACGGACGGCCTGTATCACTCACAAGCGAAGCGTGGAACCACCGCGTTCCACGCCTACGCGACGCTGTACGCACGCGTGAAGAACAAACGCTACACGCTGGCGGTGCGCCGTCTCGAAGACGGCGACACCGCCAGCAGTGTCCTCGCAGAGTTCCTCGGTATTCTCGACGGCCTTGACCTCGGTGTCAAGGCCGTCTATCTTGACCGCGAATTCTACGACAGCAAGTGTTTGACGCTGCTTCAGGCGCACAACCACGCCTACGTCATGCCGATCGTCCGCTGGGGACGGACGATCAAGCGAGAACTCTCAGAAGGGTGGAGTCGCGTGATTCAGCACAGTCTGACGGCGAGACTCGACGGTCACAGCTGGACCGTCGAGTTCCCCGTCTACATCGACTGTACCTACCAGAACGGACGGTACGACGAACATGGGGTGGCGCGTCACGGCTACGCCGCTGACGCGCCGTTCATCAACTCACCACGAGACGCTCGATACCACTACGCGAAACGCTTCGGTATCGAGGCGAGCTACCGACTCTCCGAGCAAAGTATTGCGACGACCTCGACACAAAATCCGGTTGTACGGCTGCTGTACGTCGTGGTGAGCTTGCTGTTACAGAACGTGTGGCGGTATCTGCACTGGGAGTACGTGGCGACGCCCCGCCGAGGCGGGCGTCGCCTCTGGCAGTGGCCATTCAAGGAGTTCATCAACATGATCCGACGGGCAGCGTGGACGGCCCTCGCGACGCGTCGGGCCGTCCCCGCGAACCGGCCACCGGACGACCGGTTCCACCGGTAA